A window from Salvia miltiorrhiza cultivar Shanhuang (shh) chromosome 2, IMPLAD_Smil_shh, whole genome shotgun sequence encodes these proteins:
- the LOC131010058 gene encoding beta-amyrin 6-beta-monooxygenase-like — translation MDIFIPYLFFLLLLPFSLYLILFFHKDDSDDASNLPPGSKGWPILGENVDLGLLGLSKFVRDRMEKYSHDVFQTSLLGEKVMIFCGAQGNKIIFTSDVAPWLPLSLQKVLLPDALAMFRNFQYDTLKPEALRQYIPVMDEMARGQLAGGGWRPNSVVKAQPLINKYTFELSCRLFLNLVDPERLRKLSDPFAKMRNGLLSLPIDLPGTAFHRAIKAGNMVRGEMLSIVGARRKEMNMMVEEIKGDEGRDLLSKMLLLTDEDGKPVSDKKIANCFVSLLLASYDSTAAALTSVVYFLAQLPHVYELVLKEQMAIAKSKAPGELLTWQDVENMNYSWNVARETLRLVPPSPGTFREATTDITFAGYTIPTGMKALWTPHSSHSNPDYFPEPDKFDPSRFDGTGPPPYTFVPFGGGPRMCPGRVYAKLAILVLMHNLVTSFRLERAIPHEKMVLQVAPLPTHGLQLYLKPHYPNSSPASH, via the exons ATGGACATCTTCATACCTTacctcttcttcctcctcctccttccCTTCTCTCTATACCTCATCTTGTTCTTCCACAAGGATGACTCCGACGATGCCAGCAACCTCCCCCCGGGCTCCAAGGGCTGGCCGATTCTGGGCGAAAACGTCGACCTCGGCCTGCTCGGCCTCTCCAAATTCGTCCGAGACAGAATGGAGAAATACTCCCACGACGTGTTCCAGACGTCGTTGCTGGGAGAGAAAGTGATGATCTTCTGCGGCGCGCAGGGCAACAAGATCATCTTTACCAGCGACGTCGCCCCGTGGCTGCCCCTCTCCTTGCAGAAGGTGCTCCTCCCGGATGCCCTCGCTATGTTCCGCAACTTCCAATACGACACGCTGAAGCCGGAGGCGCTGCGGCAGTACATTCCGGTGATGGACGAGATGGCCCGCGGGCAGCTGGCCGGCGGCGGCTGGAGGCCAAACTCGGTCGTCAAGGCGCAACCCTTGATCAACAAGTACACATTCGAGCTGTCGTGCAGATTGTTTCTCAACCTCGTGGATCCGGAGCGTCTCAGGAAGCTGTCGGATCCGTTTGCGAAGATGAGGAACGGGCTGCTGTCCCTGCCGATAGATCTGCCCGGGACAGCCTTCCACCGCGCGATCAAGGCGGGGAACATGGTGCGTGGGGAGATGCTAAGCATCGTGGGGGCGAGGAGGAAGGAGATGAATATGATGGTGGAGGAGATTAAAGGGGACGAGGGGCGGGACCTGCTGTCGAAGATGCTGCTTCTCACCGATGAAGATGGCAAGCCTGTGAGTGATAAGAAGATTGCCAATTGCTTTGTCAGCTTGCTCCTCGCTAGCTATGACTCAACCGCCGCTGCGCTCACTTCCGTCGTCTATTTTCTTGCTCAACTTCCACACGTTTACGAACTGGTTCTTAAAG AACAAATGGCGATCGCAAAATCGAAAGCCCCCGGTGAGCTTCTGACGTGGCAGGATGTGGAAAATATGAATTACTCGTGGAACGTTGCACGCGAGACGCTGAGGCTGGTGCCCCCTTCGCCAGGAACATTCAGGGAAGCCACCACTGATATCACCTTTGCTGGTTACACCATTCCTACAGGAATGAAG GCATTGTGGACGCCGCATTCGTCTCACTCCAACCCCGACTACTTCCCCGAGCCGGACAAGTTTGATCCCTCGCGCTTCGACGGAACTGGCCCACCACCTTACACGTTCGTTCCGTTTGGAGGAGGACCAAGAATGTGCCCCGGAAGAGTCTATGCTAAGCTTGCAATATTGGTGTTGATGCACAATTTGGTGACCAGCTTCAGACTTGAAAGGGCCATCCCACATGAGAAGATGGTGCTTCAGGTTGCGCCTTTGCCCACTCACGGCCTTCAACTCTATCTTAAACCTCATTATCCAAATTCATCGCCTGCTTCTCATTGA